One window of the Archangium primigenium genome contains the following:
- a CDS encoding TMEM165/GDT1 family protein — protein MEAIVGSFLLVALGEMGDKTQLLAFSLASRYRKPWGVLLGILVATLVNHALAASVGGLVSQLVPPRLLAAILAALFIGFGLWTLKPDTLDEDTRPSRFGPFVTTTVLFFLAEMGDKTQLATVVLAARYQSVGLVTVGTTLGMMAANVPAVFLGDKLAAKVQMKWIRWSAASIFFIFGALSIGAAVRGG, from the coding sequence ATGGAAGCGATCGTCGGTTCATTCCTGCTGGTGGCCCTCGGTGAGATGGGGGACAAGACCCAACTGCTGGCCTTCTCGCTGGCGTCGCGCTACCGCAAGCCGTGGGGGGTGCTGCTGGGCATCCTCGTGGCCACGCTGGTCAACCACGCGCTGGCGGCGAGCGTGGGAGGCCTGGTGTCGCAGCTCGTGCCGCCGCGCCTCCTGGCGGCCATCCTCGCGGCGCTGTTCATCGGCTTTGGCCTGTGGACGCTCAAGCCCGACACCCTCGACGAGGACACGCGGCCCTCGCGCTTCGGGCCCTTCGTCACCACCACCGTCCTCTTCTTCCTGGCGGAGATGGGAGACAAGACCCAGCTGGCCACGGTGGTGCTGGCGGCGCGCTACCAGTCGGTGGGGCTCGTGACGGTGGGCACCACGCTCGGGATGATGGCCGCCAATGTCCCCGCGGTCTTCCTCGGGGACAAGCTGGCGGCCAAGGTCCAGATGAAGTGGATCCGCTGGTCGGCCGCGTCCATCTTCTTCATCTTCGGCGCGTTGTCGATCGGGGCCGCGGTGCGCGGCGGGTAG
- a CDS encoding agmatinase family protein, producing the protein MSASFDPSAAAAPGSGIFGLPHSPEEAHVVLIPVPFEATTSYGGGTSDGPQAVLEASRQVDLFDVETGRPYTRGISMLPEPAQWREWNTRAKERAVPIVEAGGIDPTQPELLAAAEEVNGLCSRLHEAVYQTAKEWLDKGKRVAAVGGDHSISYGIIRAHAEKYPGLGVLHLDAHADLRDAYEGFTWSHASIMHNVAERLPGVASLVQVAIRDMSEDEHRYIENSGGRVRAWFDSELQRQRFDGVPWNRQVDEILKPLPQHVYLSFDIDGLDPTLCPHTGTPVPGGLSFPEAVALVAGVVRSGRTIVGFDLTEVAPDPEGGEWDGNVGARLLYKMIGWMLKSERP; encoded by the coding sequence ATGTCCGCCTCCTTCGACCCCAGCGCCGCCGCGGCCCCCGGCTCCGGCATCTTCGGCCTCCCCCACTCCCCCGAGGAGGCGCACGTCGTCCTCATCCCCGTGCCCTTCGAGGCCACCACCAGCTATGGCGGCGGCACCTCGGACGGGCCCCAGGCCGTCTTGGAGGCCAGCCGCCAGGTGGACCTCTTCGACGTGGAGACGGGCCGACCCTACACGCGCGGCATCTCGATGCTGCCCGAGCCCGCGCAGTGGCGCGAGTGGAACACCCGCGCCAAGGAGCGCGCCGTGCCCATCGTGGAGGCCGGCGGCATCGACCCCACCCAGCCCGAACTGCTCGCGGCCGCCGAGGAGGTCAACGGCCTGTGCTCGCGGCTGCACGAGGCCGTCTACCAGACGGCGAAGGAATGGCTCGACAAGGGCAAGCGCGTGGCGGCCGTGGGCGGAGACCACTCCATCTCCTACGGCATCATCCGCGCCCACGCGGAGAAGTACCCCGGCCTGGGTGTGCTCCACCTGGACGCGCACGCCGACCTGCGCGACGCCTACGAGGGCTTCACCTGGTCGCACGCCTCCATCATGCACAACGTCGCCGAGCGCCTGCCGGGCGTGGCGTCGCTCGTGCAGGTCGCCATCCGCGACATGAGCGAGGACGAGCACCGCTACATCGAGAACTCGGGCGGCCGGGTGCGCGCCTGGTTCGACTCGGAGTTGCAGCGCCAGCGCTTCGATGGCGTGCCGTGGAACCGCCAGGTGGACGAGATCCTCAAGCCCCTGCCCCAGCACGTGTACCTGTCCTTCGACATCGACGGGCTGGATCCCACGCTCTGCCCCCACACGGGCACGCCCGTTCCCGGCGGCCTGTCCTTCCCCGAGGCCGTGGCGCTCGTGGCCGGGGTGGTGCGCTCGGGGCGCACCATCGTTGGCTTCGATCTCACGGAGGTGGCGCCGGACCCCGAGGGCGGGGAGTGGGATGGCAACGTCGGCGCCCGGCTGCTCTACAAGATGATCGGCTGGATGTTGAAGTCCGAGCGGCCGTAG
- the dusA gene encoding tRNA dihydrouridine(20/20a) synthase DusA: MSARPSTPALSCHRLSVAPMMDWTDRNDRFFLRLLSKHTRLYTEMVTVGAILHGDKARHLDFSREEHPVALQLGGSDPAQLAECVRIAEQWGYDEVNLNVGCPSDRVQNGMFGACLMAKPDLVARCVEAMRGATRLPVTVKHRLGIDDLDSYELLTQFVRTVSGAGCDTFIVHARKAFLQGLSPKENREVPPLRYEWVRQLKADFPHLTVSLNGGVKSLAEARAHLEWADGVMIGREAYQNPYMLALADTQLFGETTRPPTRREVVLALEPYIASLLERGEFLSRVTRHILGLFAGQPGARGWRRVLSERATRPGAGLEVLRDALAQVPERVLDEPATGPVSVAEPAVLAQDTSLGTPERRA, encoded by the coding sequence ATGAGCGCCCGTCCGTCCACGCCCGCCCTGTCGTGCCACCGCCTGTCCGTCGCGCCGATGATGGACTGGACCGACCGCAACGACCGCTTCTTCCTGCGCCTGCTGTCCAAGCACACGCGGCTGTACACGGAGATGGTGACGGTGGGGGCCATCCTCCACGGGGACAAGGCACGCCACCTGGACTTCTCCCGGGAAGAGCACCCGGTGGCGCTCCAACTGGGCGGCAGCGACCCGGCGCAGCTCGCCGAGTGCGTGCGCATCGCCGAGCAGTGGGGCTACGACGAGGTGAACCTGAACGTGGGTTGCCCCTCGGACCGGGTGCAGAACGGCATGTTCGGCGCGTGCCTGATGGCGAAGCCCGACCTGGTGGCCCGCTGCGTGGAGGCCATGCGCGGCGCCACGCGCCTGCCCGTCACCGTCAAGCACCGGCTGGGCATCGATGACCTGGACTCGTACGAGCTGCTCACCCAGTTCGTGCGCACGGTGAGCGGCGCGGGCTGTGACACCTTCATCGTGCACGCGCGCAAGGCCTTCCTCCAGGGCTTGAGCCCCAAGGAGAACCGGGAAGTGCCTCCGCTGCGCTACGAGTGGGTGCGCCAGCTCAAGGCGGACTTCCCGCACCTGACCGTGTCCCTCAACGGCGGCGTGAAGTCCCTGGCGGAGGCGCGCGCGCACCTGGAGTGGGCGGACGGGGTGATGATCGGCCGCGAGGCGTACCAGAACCCCTACATGCTCGCGCTGGCGGACACGCAGCTCTTCGGCGAGACGACCCGGCCGCCCACGCGGCGCGAGGTCGTCCTGGCGCTGGAGCCCTACATCGCGAGCCTGCTCGAGCGCGGCGAGTTCCTGTCGCGGGTGACGCGGCACATCCTCGGGCTCTTCGCGGGCCAGCCGGGGGCGCGGGGCTGGCGGCGGGTGCTCAGCGAGCGCGCCACGCGGCCGGGCGCGGGCCTGGAGGTGCTGCGCGACGCCCTCGCGCAGGTGCCCGAGCGGGTCCTCGACGAGCCCGCGACCGGGCCCGTGTCCGTGGCGGAGCCCGCCGTGCTGGCGCAGGACACGTCGCTGGGGACCCCGGAGCGCCGCGCTTAA
- a CDS encoding flippase-like domain-containing protein: MKRAAKLLVSLLMTVVFSWWAFRETDWNSLMASLRTANYLWVVPYFGFLMLVHLARTLRWGCLLSGMEQVPFRKLNEASGIGFMMLLVLPFRLGEFARPLLIAQRSSIRRSAAMTSVVLERITDGMFVAALMRVLLMFVPAEVPELRFVKLGANLMFAVFASGLVFLLFALWHQDTAVRLVRATVGRVAPPVADKMADVVDSFVGAMRQLPNRRQMAGFFLFTLIYWGVNGAGVAVLSRAFGESLSLTLFQAYVVNCVLVVGVMIPAAPGMVGTFQAAVKVGLSLFLPASVVNGSGLAYANVLWLCQTVQQVGLGVLLMSAGHLSFRDLAGRLNKVQAQEQDTAAAGTLPSA; this comes from the coding sequence GTGAAACGCGCCGCCAAGCTCCTCGTCAGCCTGCTGATGACCGTCGTCTTCTCGTGGTGGGCCTTCCGGGAGACGGACTGGAACTCGCTGATGGCCAGCCTCCGGACGGCCAACTACCTGTGGGTGGTGCCGTACTTCGGCTTCCTGATGCTGGTGCACCTGGCGCGCACGCTGCGTTGGGGCTGCCTGCTGTCGGGCATGGAGCAGGTGCCGTTCCGCAAGCTCAACGAGGCCTCGGGCATCGGCTTCATGATGCTGCTGGTGCTGCCCTTCCGCCTGGGGGAGTTCGCCCGGCCGCTGCTCATCGCCCAGCGCAGCTCCATCCGCCGCAGCGCGGCGATGACGTCGGTGGTGCTCGAGCGCATCACGGACGGCATGTTCGTGGCGGCGCTGATGCGGGTGCTGCTCATGTTCGTGCCGGCCGAGGTGCCCGAGCTGCGCTTCGTGAAGCTGGGCGCCAACCTCATGTTCGCGGTGTTCGCCAGCGGGCTCGTCTTCCTGCTCTTCGCGCTCTGGCACCAGGACACGGCGGTGCGGCTGGTGCGCGCCACGGTGGGCCGGGTGGCGCCGCCGGTGGCGGACAAGATGGCGGACGTGGTGGACAGCTTCGTGGGCGCCATGCGCCAGCTGCCCAACCGGCGGCAGATGGCGGGCTTCTTCCTCTTCACGCTCATCTACTGGGGCGTCAACGGCGCGGGCGTGGCGGTGCTGTCCCGGGCGTTCGGCGAGTCCCTGAGCCTCACGCTCTTCCAGGCCTACGTCGTCAACTGCGTCCTGGTGGTGGGCGTGATGATTCCGGCGGCGCCCGGCATGGTGGGCACCTTCCAGGCGGCGGTGAAGGTGGGCCTGTCGCTCTTCCTGCCCGCCTCGGTGGTCAACGGCAGCGGTCTGGCCTACGCCAACGTGTTGTGGCTGTGCCAGACGGTGCAGCAGGTGGGCCTGGGCGTGCTGCTCATGTCCGCGGGGCACCTGTCCTTCCGCGATCTGGCGGGCCGCCTCAACAAGGTCCAGGCCCAGGAGCAGGACACGGCCGCCGCGGGGACGCTGCCCTCGGCGTGA
- a CDS encoding ribbon-helix-helix domain-containing protein encodes MQDASASPMSPEATPASTDSNGSDATESVVSTHVLVPIEQVHKLRELARRTRIHQSEYLREAVEDLLTKYVRPPDAGGES; translated from the coding sequence ATGCAGGATGCCAGCGCCAGCCCGATGAGCCCCGAGGCCACCCCGGCCTCGACCGACTCGAACGGCTCCGACGCCACGGAGTCCGTGGTTTCCACCCACGTGCTCGTCCCCATCGAGCAGGTCCACAAGTTGCGTGAGCTCGCCCGCCGCACGCGGATCCATCAGAGCGAGTACCTCCGCGAAGCCGTGGAGGATCTGCTCACCAAGTACGTGCGGCCGCCCGATGCCGGGGGCGAGTCGTGA
- a CDS encoding DNA gyrase inhibitor YacG, which translates to MSTTVRECSICRKPVAPRAENPAFPFCSKRCRAVDLGRWLGEEYRMPDRQMDEQEDELPQDAHPERTGGDA; encoded by the coding sequence GTGTCCACGACTGTCCGAGAGTGCTCCATCTGCCGCAAGCCGGTCGCCCCCCGGGCCGAGAACCCGGCCTTCCCTTTCTGTTCCAAGCGCTGCCGCGCGGTCGATCTCGGCCGGTGGCTGGGGGAGGAGTACCGGATGCCGGACCGTCAGATGGACGAGCAGGAGGACGAGCTGCCCCAGGACGCGCACCCCGAGCGCACCGGCGGCGACGCCTGA
- a CDS encoding fused MFS/spermidine synthase, whose amino-acid sequence MNARVWKIAPLLFGSGFCALVYQTAWQRELRLIFGASTAASAAVLAIFMGGLGLGGILFGARVDRDKRPLAFYANLELLISLSAAVTPLLVWGVRAIYVALGGTVSLGTGVGTVMRLVLSALVLAVPTLLMGGTLPAAARAAESPDDVRRRALAVLYGLNTLGAVAGATASTFFLFEVFGTRSTLWLASLLNVVVALVAQGVARGLPDQPVSAPTPEPTAEPTAEPTAVTARAPARFVLASALLVGFAFFLMEMVWYRMLSPLLGGSTFTFGLILVVALAGIGLGGAAYAAWGQSRPATLRGFALTCVVEALLLAVPLALGDRVAVLALITRSMSMLGFGGLVLGWAAIAGLVVFPAAFVSGVQFPLLLALLGRGNEQVGRQVGLAYAWNTVGSIVGSLAGGFGLLPLLSAPGVWRLVGGLLVVLGLGALGLSWRQERVGPARLLPVLLASALTVLLLVQTGPTAAWRHNGVGAGRSAIQGRTTNALQEWRSRANRWIAWEVDGVESSVAAKVDDGVSFIVNGKSDGNSIGDAGTQVMGGLIGALAHPAPRNAMVIGLGTGSTAGWLGAVPEMERVDVVEIEPAIVEVARQCADINERVLDNPKVHVIFDDAREVLLASKKTYDIIFSEPSNPYRAGISSLFSQEFYQAVRQRLAPGGVFLQWVQAYEVDARTVRSVYATLATQFGAVETWQTMRGDVVLMATVEPMRHDLERMRARLTQEPYRRALPQIWSTDELEGVLAHYVAGAGLSRTLAEGQEALLNTDDLSFVEFAFARSVGRTKTGFNTATLHQAGIQLNAERPEVARGTVNWQRVEELRLWQRDQWPTARRGDVNLEGLRQRQAFLTAYDGKQYARARELWRQGGWQPQGPMELQIVARMLTQLDDEAAPPVVERLASVLPLDAELLRVRLLWGQRQPAEAAEALARALTRLQRDPWNADDSAQDAFRVLGDLATRDPARGERLWGLLARPLSNHRLESFRREGRLALAQALGFSQRCAEAFHAYEPWPTWSQSFLTQRARCYVENHDPLEERALEELAAFLAEEPPSLMEGLTAPSPGGPRAPVQDKGTPTEEPAEAEGNEP is encoded by the coding sequence ATGAACGCACGCGTCTGGAAGATCGCTCCCTTGTTGTTCGGCTCGGGGTTCTGCGCCCTGGTGTATCAGACGGCCTGGCAGCGAGAACTCCGGCTCATCTTCGGCGCGTCCACGGCGGCGTCCGCGGCGGTCCTGGCCATCTTCATGGGCGGCCTGGGGTTGGGTGGCATCCTGTTCGGCGCCCGTGTGGACCGGGACAAGCGGCCGCTCGCCTTCTACGCGAACCTGGAGCTGCTCATCTCCCTGAGCGCGGCGGTGACGCCCTTGCTGGTGTGGGGGGTGCGCGCCATCTATGTCGCCCTGGGCGGAACGGTGTCGCTGGGGACCGGCGTGGGCACGGTGATGCGCCTGGTCCTCTCGGCGCTGGTGCTCGCGGTGCCCACGCTGCTGATGGGCGGCACCCTGCCCGCGGCGGCCCGCGCGGCGGAGAGCCCCGATGACGTGCGGCGCCGGGCGCTCGCGGTGCTCTATGGGCTCAACACCCTGGGCGCCGTGGCGGGCGCCACCGCGTCCACCTTCTTCCTCTTCGAGGTGTTCGGCACCCGCTCCACGCTGTGGCTGGCGAGCCTGCTCAACGTGGTGGTGGCCCTGGTGGCCCAGGGCGTGGCCCGGGGGCTGCCGGATCAGCCCGTGTCCGCCCCGACTCCCGAGCCCACGGCCGAGCCCACGGCCGAGCCCACGGCCGTCACCGCCCGGGCGCCCGCCCGCTTCGTCCTCGCCTCGGCGCTGCTGGTGGGCTTCGCCTTCTTCCTGATGGAGATGGTCTGGTACCGGATGCTGAGCCCGCTGCTGGGCGGCTCCACCTTCACCTTCGGGCTCATCCTGGTGGTGGCGCTCGCGGGCATCGGCCTGGGCGGTGCCGCCTACGCGGCCTGGGGCCAGTCACGGCCCGCCACCCTGCGCGGCTTCGCCCTCACGTGTGTCGTGGAGGCCCTGCTGCTCGCCGTTCCGCTGGCCCTGGGGGATCGGGTGGCGGTGCTCGCGTTGATCACGCGGTCGATGTCCATGCTCGGCTTCGGAGGGCTCGTGCTGGGGTGGGCGGCCATCGCGGGGCTGGTGGTCTTCCCCGCCGCCTTCGTGTCCGGCGTGCAGTTTCCCCTGCTCCTGGCGCTGCTGGGCCGTGGCAACGAGCAGGTGGGCCGCCAGGTGGGTCTGGCCTATGCGTGGAACACCGTGGGCTCCATCGTGGGCTCGCTCGCGGGAGGCTTCGGCCTGCTGCCCCTGCTGTCCGCCCCCGGCGTGTGGCGGCTGGTGGGCGGCCTGCTCGTGGTCCTCGGACTGGGGGCGCTGGGCCTGTCCTGGCGCCAGGAGCGCGTGGGCCCCGCGCGCTTGCTGCCCGTGCTCCTCGCGTCCGCGCTCACCGTGCTGCTCCTCGTGCAAACGGGTCCCACGGCCGCCTGGCGTCACAATGGCGTGGGGGCCGGCCGGTCGGCGATCCAGGGGCGGACCACCAACGCCTTGCAGGAGTGGCGCTCGCGGGCCAACCGGTGGATCGCCTGGGAGGTGGACGGGGTGGAGAGCAGCGTCGCGGCCAAGGTCGACGACGGCGTGTCGTTCATCGTCAACGGCAAGTCGGACGGCAACAGCATCGGGGACGCGGGTACCCAGGTGATGGGCGGCCTCATTGGCGCGCTGGCCCACCCCGCCCCGCGCAACGCGATGGTCATCGGGTTGGGCACGGGCAGCACGGCGGGCTGGCTCGGCGCGGTGCCGGAGATGGAGCGCGTGGACGTGGTGGAGATCGAACCGGCGATCGTCGAGGTGGCGCGCCAGTGCGCGGACATCAACGAGCGCGTGCTCGACAACCCCAAGGTCCACGTCATCTTCGATGACGCCCGCGAGGTGCTGCTCGCCTCCAAGAAGACGTACGACATCATCTTCTCCGAGCCGTCCAATCCCTACCGGGCCGGCATCTCCAGCCTCTTCTCCCAGGAGTTCTATCAAGCGGTGCGACAGCGGCTCGCGCCGGGGGGCGTCTTCCTGCAGTGGGTGCAGGCCTACGAGGTGGACGCGCGCACGGTGCGCAGTGTCTACGCCACGCTCGCCACGCAGTTCGGCGCCGTGGAGACCTGGCAGACCATGCGGGGAGACGTGGTGCTGATGGCCACGGTGGAGCCCATGCGTCATGACCTGGAGCGGATGCGGGCCCGGCTCACCCAGGAGCCCTACCGTCGGGCCCTGCCCCAGATCTGGAGCACGGACGAGTTGGAGGGGGTGCTCGCCCACTACGTCGCGGGCGCGGGGTTGTCCCGGACGCTGGCCGAGGGACAGGAGGCGCTCCTCAACACGGACGACCTGTCCTTCGTGGAGTTCGCCTTCGCCCGGAGCGTGGGCCGCACGAAGACGGGCTTCAACACCGCGACCCTGCATCAGGCGGGAATCCAGTTGAACGCGGAGCGCCCGGAGGTGGCGCGAGGCACGGTGAACTGGCAGCGCGTGGAGGAGTTGCGGCTGTGGCAGCGGGATCAATGGCCCACCGCGCGCCGAGGCGACGTGAACCTGGAGGGCTTGCGCCAACGGCAGGCCTTCCTCACGGCCTATGACGGCAAGCAGTACGCGCGCGCCCGGGAGCTCTGGCGCCAGGGCGGCTGGCAGCCCCAGGGCCCCATGGAGTTGCAGATCGTGGCCCGGATGCTGACCCAACTGGACGACGAGGCCGCGCCGCCCGTGGTGGAGCGGCTCGCGAGCGTCCTGCCCCTCGACGCCGAGCTGCTGCGCGTTCGCCTGCTCTGGGGCCAGCGGCAGCCCGCGGAGGCCGCCGAGGCGCTCGCCCGCGCTCTCACGCGGCTCCAGCGCGACCCCTGGAACGCCGACGACAGCGCCCAGGACGCCTTTCGTGTCCTCGGCGACCTCGCGACGAGGGATCCCGCCCGAGGCGAACGGCTCTGGGGACTGCTCGCCCGACCCCTGTCCAACCACCGCCTGGAGAGCTTCCGCCGCGAGGGCCGCCTCGCCCTGGCGCAGGCCCTGGGGTTCTCCCAACGGTGCGCCGAGGCGTTCCACGCGTACGAGCCCTGGCCCACCTGGAGCCAGTCCTTCCTCACCCAGCGGGCCCGCTGCTACGTGGAGAACCACGATCCGCTCGAGGAGCGGGCCCTGGAGGAGCTCGCGGCCTTCCTCGCCGAGGAGCCCCCGTCCTTGATGGAGGGGCTCACCGCGCCCTCGCCCGGCGGCCCGCGCGCCCCCGTTCAGGACAAGGGCACGCCCACGGAGGAGCCCGCCGAAGCGGAGGGGAACGAGCCGTGA
- a CDS encoding phosphatase domain-containing protein, whose translation MSRSRSPRLVPLLLALAAPAAWSAPSVLLFPTLGRPDSVTLQGRVLSETPHGSTALSRNLRRLATTNVEGARVELSFQGMSAQVTSGHDGNFQVTLAAPSDKPFPAGSHEVLARVSEATAQSRVEIIPDAAPFLVVSDFDDTLAISEVTQPGKLVSNALLRDADTQPVVTGMAGFYGCLGPEAAPAPAFALVSGSPVQFAPRVSAFLSRHGFPPGFGLYLRDMGPGTLSHYKQPLIRALLQRFPHPVVLVGDSGEKDPEVYAQIRDEFPGRVRAIYIRDAGHSENAARFQGMMLFKDPGLAAGHAASQGVARSACVSERFPTPTPPQAPAQARDVP comes from the coding sequence ATGTCCCGTTCGCGCTCGCCCCGTCTCGTCCCGCTCCTGCTCGCGCTGGCCGCTCCCGCCGCCTGGAGCGCGCCCTCCGTGCTGCTCTTTCCGACGCTCGGCCGTCCCGACAGCGTCACCCTCCAGGGCCGGGTCCTCTCCGAGACGCCGCACGGCAGCACGGCGCTGAGCCGCAACCTGCGCCGGCTGGCCACGACCAACGTGGAGGGGGCGCGGGTGGAGCTGTCCTTCCAGGGGATGAGCGCCCAGGTCACCAGCGGCCACGATGGCAACTTCCAGGTCACCCTGGCGGCCCCCTCGGACAAACCCTTCCCGGCGGGCAGCCACGAGGTCCTCGCCCGCGTCTCCGAGGCCACCGCCCAGTCCCGGGTGGAGATCATCCCGGACGCGGCGCCCTTCCTCGTGGTCTCGGACTTCGATGACACCCTGGCCATCTCCGAGGTGACCCAGCCGGGCAAGCTGGTGAGCAACGCGCTCTTGCGCGACGCGGACACCCAGCCGGTGGTCACCGGCATGGCGGGCTTCTATGGCTGTCTGGGTCCTGAGGCGGCGCCCGCGCCCGCGTTCGCGCTGGTGAGCGGCTCGCCCGTGCAGTTCGCCCCGCGCGTGAGCGCCTTCCTCTCCCGCCATGGCTTCCCGCCGGGCTTCGGTCTCTACCTGCGGGACATGGGACCGGGGACGCTGTCCCACTACAAGCAGCCCCTCATCCGCGCCCTGCTCCAGCGCTTCCCCCACCCGGTGGTCCTCGTGGGGGACTCGGGCGAGAAGGATCCCGAGGTCTACGCGCAGATCCGCGACGAGTTCCCGGGACGCGTGCGCGCCATCTACATCCGCGACGCGGGCCACAGCGAGAACGCCGCGCGCTTCCAGGGCATGATGCTGTTCAAGGACCCGGGCCTCGCCGCCGGGCATGCCGCGAGCCAGGGGGTCGCCCGGAGCGCATGCGTGTCGGAGCGCTTCCCCACCCCGACGCCCCCCCAGGCGCCGGCCCAGGCGCGCGACGTGCCCTGA
- a CDS encoding bestrophin family protein, with amino-acid sequence MVDYDPHRWWPYLHRLRGSMIREIIYRVLACVVWAAGVTFFHLRVRPVDVPVTVHSLAGISLSLLLVFRTNSSYDRFWEGRKLWGGIVNETRNLARASGIFLKDRPDLYRALVHWTAVFPYVSAAVLRRTMFLGPAADALPAEQVAEVRAAQHVPLAVARKMSAVLDEGRRQGLYTEYVQMQLDHNVQLLVDYLGGCERIHKTPMPFAYMLHLRRALLLYCFSLPFALVDSFGWMTVFATFVVTYVFFGIEEIGVEIEDPFGSDDNDLPLDRICDTIRGNLLALPPERPNA; translated from the coding sequence ATGGTTGACTACGATCCCCACCGCTGGTGGCCCTACCTCCACCGCCTCCGTGGCTCGATGATCCGCGAGATCATCTACCGGGTCCTCGCCTGTGTCGTCTGGGCCGCGGGCGTCACGTTCTTCCACCTGCGCGTGCGCCCGGTGGACGTCCCCGTCACGGTCCACTCGCTGGCCGGCATCTCGTTGAGCCTGCTGCTCGTCTTTCGCACCAACTCCTCCTATGACCGCTTCTGGGAGGGGCGCAAGCTCTGGGGAGGCATCGTCAACGAGACGCGCAACCTGGCGCGCGCCTCGGGCATCTTCCTCAAGGACCGCCCGGATCTCTATCGCGCGCTCGTGCACTGGACCGCGGTCTTCCCGTACGTGTCCGCCGCGGTGCTGCGGCGCACGATGTTCCTGGGCCCCGCGGCCGACGCGCTCCCCGCCGAGCAGGTGGCCGAGGTGCGCGCGGCCCAGCACGTGCCGCTCGCCGTGGCCCGGAAGATGAGCGCCGTGCTCGACGAGGGCCGGCGCCAGGGGCTCTACACCGAGTACGTGCAGATGCAGCTCGACCACAACGTCCAGCTGCTCGTGGACTACCTCGGCGGGTGTGAGCGCATCCACAAGACGCCCATGCCTTTCGCCTACATGCTGCACCTGCGCCGGGCGCTGCTGCTCTACTGCTTCTCGCTGCCCTTCGCGCTGGTGGACTCGTTCGGCTGGATGACGGTGTTCGCCACCTTCGTCGTCACCTACGTCTTCTTCGGCATCGAGGAGATCGGCGTGGAGATCGAGGACCCGTTCGGCAGCGACGACAACGATCTGCCCCTGGACCGGATCTGCGACACCATCCGGGGCAACCTGCTGGCGCTGCCGCCGGAGCGTCCGAATGCCTGA
- a CDS encoding NAD(P)H-quinone oxidoreductase gives MQVLRITRPGGPEVLELAERPAPTPGASELLVRVHATALNRADLLQIQGHYPAPPGTPADVAGLEYAGEVLAVGPLVRRFQVGDRVMGLVGGGAFSEQLVTHEREALHMPRGLDFVQAAALPEAYLTAFDALVLQGGLRMGETVLIHAVASGVGSAAAQLCRAMGVQVIGTGRQAAKLARAAEWGVAKTLLCEGTPPRFAEAVKEATGGRGVDLALDLVGGDYLPETLQAMALQGRVLLVGLVAGRQAQADLGTILTRRLRLTGTVLRSRPPEEKMALTQAVERSLLPLFDRQVLTPVVDGVSSMKDARAAFTRMAGNDSVGKLVLRWD, from the coding sequence ATGCAGGTTCTTCGCATCACCCGTCCCGGTGGCCCCGAGGTGCTCGAGCTCGCCGAGCGTCCCGCGCCCACGCCCGGGGCCTCGGAGCTGCTCGTGCGCGTGCATGCCACCGCGCTCAACCGCGCCGACCTGCTGCAGATCCAGGGGCACTACCCCGCGCCTCCTGGCACCCCCGCGGACGTGGCGGGGCTCGAGTACGCGGGCGAGGTGCTCGCCGTCGGTCCGCTCGTGCGCCGCTTCCAGGTGGGGGATCGGGTGATGGGGCTCGTGGGCGGGGGCGCGTTCTCCGAGCAGCTCGTCACCCACGAGCGCGAGGCCCTGCACATGCCCCGGGGGCTCGACTTCGTCCAGGCCGCCGCGCTGCCCGAGGCCTACCTCACCGCCTTCGATGCGCTCGTGCTCCAGGGCGGCCTGCGCATGGGCGAGACGGTGCTCATCCACGCCGTGGCCAGCGGCGTGGGCTCGGCGGCCGCGCAGCTCTGCCGCGCCATGGGGGTCCAGGTCATTGGCACGGGTCGGCAGGCCGCGAAGCTCGCGCGCGCCGCCGAGTGGGGCGTGGCGAAGACGCTCCTGTGCGAGGGCACCCCGCCCCGCTTCGCCGAGGCCGTGAAGGAGGCTACCGGGGGCCGCGGGGTGGACCTCGCCCTGGACCTGGTGGGCGGCGACTACCTGCCCGAGACCCTCCAGGCCATGGCGCTCCAGGGGCGGGTGCTGCTCGTGGGCCTGGTGGCCGGACGGCAGGCCCAGGCGGATCTGGGGACGATCCTCACCCGCCGCCTGCGCCTCACCGGCACCGTGCTGCGCAGCCGCCCGCCCGAGGAGAAGATGGCGCTCACCCAGGCCGTCGAGCGCAGCCTCCTGCCCCTGTTCGACCGCCAGGTGCTCACCCCGGTCGTGGATGGCGTCTCGTCCATGAAGGACGCGCGCGCCGCGTTCACCCGCATGGCGGGCAACGACTCGGTGGGCAAGCTCGTCCTGCGCTGGGACTGA